Below is a genomic region from bacterium.
TCTGACCTTTTGACGCGGTCAACTTCTTCCACTTGACTGTCAACGGTCATGTTTCGATGAATAACGCCGACGCCGCCTTCACGCGCAATGGCAATCGCCATTCTGGCTTCGGTAACAGTATCCATCGGAGAAGAAATAACGGGGATTCTCAGCGAAATACCCTTAGCGATCTCTGTCGAGGTATCAGCTTGGTCAGGTAAGACTTCTGTGCGTTGTGGCACAAGCAGAACATCGTCAAAGCTAAAGCCTTCACCCATAATATCGTTTGCCATACGTTCTCCCAGGGACTTTTCATCCCATTGTAACGTAACTACAAAACCGAAATCAAGTGCTAATCGTAAGAGTATCCCACTTAGGGGCCATATGAAACCCAGTTGGGAATATCGTGGCGCGCCTAACTCCGGCGAGTTCGGCGTCATGAAGCGCTAATGAAACTATATTCTCGGTCTGCCCATCCCAAACGCCCACCACCAAATCGCAATTTTTAACCATCCAACGATTGGCACCCTCATAGGCTTCAGAAATAGGTTCTCCGAAGGGCAATAAATGAACATCAAGCGCCCGACCGATAAGCTTTCGGTAATGCTGCCTTTCATCCCCTTCTTCGAATTCTTCCGCATACCCGGCATAGGGAACGATAATCTCATACCGCATCCCCCATTCAGCAGCCTTTTCAATGACCAGTTGGCTCATCCCTACCGAAGCAGTAGAGGCGACGACAATTCGATTATCATGCGACTTCTCGCGATCGACAATCTCCATGAATTGCCCAACTAGCACCTCGGCCTCTTCATCACCGATCGCCCCCCGCTCCGCAATAATCCCAATCCGAATAATTCCCGCCATTTCTATCTTTCCATACGTTCTGTATTACCTATATTCATCATAGCATGATTTTGTGAGAATGCAAGGAGAAATATATAATTACTGGTGACCCCCTATATTTAGCTTGTTGCGCACATTCAAAATATCACTGAGCCAGTACATCTTATTTCTTAAGTCTTTTTCCCCATCTATGCTCCCAAATTCTTAATGAATCCACAGCAACCTGATTACTGGTTCCATATGAAAGACTTTTAACACATAAAACGAGAAGCTCGTGAGCTCGTAAGTTATTTATCTTAACCAATCCCTTAATCACACTATCGTCAA
It encodes:
- a CDS encoding HEAT repeat domain-containing protein encodes the protein SKTTALLVQMLEHPSAEIREAAGLALVKRGDARGLEEVVPAVRKGLLDDSVIKGLVKINNLRAHELLVLCVKSLSYGTSNQVAVDSLRIWEHRWGKRLKK